One stretch of Oncorhynchus clarkii lewisi isolate Uvic-CL-2024 chromosome 3, UVic_Ocla_1.0, whole genome shotgun sequence DNA includes these proteins:
- the LOC139398654 gene encoding oxysterol-binding protein-related protein 6 isoform X3, whose product MSYHHHRNPSQSSHRTMSAEERCSTPVHHHKASTPTHKSASSSSSYQRDTRQEADSWEIIEGLRIGQSNVQRPDKHEGFMLKKRKWPLKGWHKRFFVLDNGMLKYSKSPIDIQKAKLHGCIDVGLSVMSIKKRARRIDLDTEEHIYHLKVKSPDIFDSWVVKLRHHRLYRQNEIVRSPRDATIRTFPPPATTESPIPHPHPQPAPTPIAGQHDVKQPKPTTLPSWQSPPVPSSSSLPASYSNGQSKVAAWLQESEEMDKCTEELARCQSSLIELSKLLQSLEILQRTQSAPNFTDMQSNCVDMSKKDKRMNRRWRTKSVGKDAKLQLQVPSLPVSASMSPVRLHSSNPNLSAELVDIQTPASRLAPDNIECGGDYIKLQEDFCLIAQKVHSLLKSAFNTVAIEKEKIKTVLSDQDQSSGQSVQLITLRKSLSQALSQNAELKTRLGRIHSESVLSEQTVSVNIIPSSDEAGEQMGIPLTQQTSNESRLSMSESVSEFFDAQEVLLSASSSENEASDDESYVSDVSDNISEDNASVTDNVSRQMLNGDLAGSAFRNGRRPSLPAPSPDCSNINLWNILRNNIGKDLSKVSMPVELNEPLNTLQHMCEELEYTELLDRAADTEDPYERMAIMAAFVISGYSSTYYRAGSKPFNPLLGETYECIREDKGMCFIAEQVSHHPPISACHADSNKFTFWQDVRWKNKFWGKSMEILPIGTVNVMLPSFGDHYEWNKVTTCVHNILSGRRWIEHYGEITIRNTKSSACICKLTFVKGNYWSSNVNEVQGIVMDQEGKVVHRLFGKWHEGLYCGVPPSAKCIWRTGSMPTDYELYYGFTRFAIELNELCPEMQDLLPPTDARFRPDQRHLEEGNVEMAASEKQRIEDLQRTRRKWQEENDIKHEPRFFKKVVDANHRERWVTNNTYWELRKSPGFINMENPNLW is encoded by the exons aTGTCCTACCACCACCACAGGAACCCCAGCCAGAGCAGCCACCGCACCATGAGCGCCGAGGAGAGGTGCTCCACGCCCGTCCACCACCACAAGGCGTCCACGCCCACACACAAAAGcgcctcgtcctcctcctcgtaCCAGCGCGACACCCGCCAG GAGGCAGACAGCTGGGAAATCATTGAGGGACTGAGAATCGGTCAGAGCAACGTCCAGAGGCCAGATAAACACGAGGGCTTCATGTTGAAGAAGCGAAAATGGCCGCTGAAAGGCTGGCACAAG CGTTTTTTTGTCCTGGACAATGGGATGCTGAAGTACTCCAAGTCGCCCATTGAT ATTCAGAAAGCCAAACTGCATGGCTGCATTGATGTGGGTCTGTCAGTCATGTCCATCAAGAAGAGGGCCCGCCGCATTGACTTGGACACAGAGGAGCATATCTACCACCTCAAA GTCAAGTCTCCAGACATCTTTGACTCCTGGGTGGTCAAGCTGCGCCACCACCGTCTCTACCGGCAGAACGAGATCGTCCGCTCCCCCCGAGACGCCACCATAAGGACGTTCCCTCCCCCTGCCACCACCGAGTCCCCCATCCCACACCCCCACCCTCAGCCAGCCCCCACCCCCATTGCGGGACAACATGACGTAAAG CAGCCCAAACCCACCACCCTTCCATCATGGCAGTCCCCCCCAGTCCCTAGCAGCAGCAGCCTGCCGGCCTCCTACAGTAACGGACAGAGCAAAGTGGCCGCATGGCTTCAGGAGTCGGAGGAGATGGACAAGTGCACAGAGG AGCTCGCCCGCTGCCAGTCCAGCCTGATAGAGCTGAGCAAGTTACTGCAGAGCCTGGAGATCTTACAGAGGACCCAGTCGGCTCCTAATTTCACTGACatgcag AGCAATTGTGTAGACATGTCAAAGAAAGACAAGCGCATGAacagaagatggagaacaaaaaGTGTCGGCAAAGATGCAAAATTGCAGCTTCAG gtcccatctctccctgtgaGTGCCAGCATGTCTCCAGTTCGCCTCCACTCCTCAAACCCCAACCTGAGTGCTGAGCTGGTGGACATCCAGACCCCTGCCTCTCGCCTGGCTCCTGACAACATAGAGTGTGGAGGCGACTACATCAAACTGCAGGAGGACTTCTGCCTCATCGCTCAgaaag TCCACTCTCTGCTAAAGTCTGCGTTCAACACAGTGGCCATAGAGAAGGAGAAGATCAAAAcggttttatcagaccaggatCAGTCATCAGGGCAGTCTGTCCAGCTCATCACCCTCAGGAAGTCTCTGTCACAG GCCCTGTCCCAAAACGCCGAGCTTAAAACCCGACTGGGCCGCATCCACTCTGAGTCGGTCCTGTCTGAACAAACAGTCAGTGTGAACATCATTCCCAGTTCTGACGAG GCTGGTGAGCAGATGGGAATCCCTCTGACACAACAGACGTCCAATGAGAGCAGGCTGTCCATGTCCGAGTCTGTGTCAGAGTTCTTCGACGCCCAGGAAGTGCTTCTGTCTGCCAGCTCGTCGGAGAACGAG GCCTCAGACGATGAGTCATACGTCAGCGATGTGAGCGATAACATTTCAGAGGACAATGCCAGCGTGACCGATAACGTCTCCAGACAAA TGCTGAACGGAGACCTGGCTGGAAGTGCCTTCCGTAACGGGCGGCGCCCGTCCCTTCCCGCCCCCTCGCCGGACTGCAGCAACATCAACCTGTGGAACATCCTGAGGAACAACATAGGGAAGGACCTGTCCAAGGTGTCCATGCCCGTGGAACTCAACGAGCCCCTCAACACCCTGCAGCACATGTGTGAGGAGCTGGAGTACACTGAGCTATTGGACAGAGCTGCCGATACGGAGGACCCCTACGAACGCATG GCCATTATGGCGGCGTTCGTCATCTCAGGATACTCCTCCACGTACTACAGAGCGGGAAGCAAGCCATTCAACCCTTTACTGGGAGAGACGTATGAATGTATCCGTGAGGACAAGGGCATGTGTTTTATCGCTGAGCAG GTGAGCCACCATCCACCAATCTCAGCTTGTCACGCTGATTCCAACAAGTTCACCTTTTGGCAAG ATGTCAGATGGAAAAACAAATTCTGGGGGAAATCCATGGAAATCCTCCCCATTGGCACAGTCAATGTTATGCTACCAAG CTTTGGGGACCACTATGAGTGGAACAAGGTCACCACCTGCGTGCACAACATCCTAAGCGGCAGAAGGTGGATCGAACACTACGGGGAAATCACCATTAGGAACACCAAAAGCAGTGCCTGTATCTGCAAGCTCACTTTCGTCAAG GGAAATTACTGGAGTTCTAATGTCAATGAGGTTCAAGGGATCGTGATGGACCAAGAGGGGAAGGTAGTGCATCGGCTGTTCGGAAAATGGCATGAGGGCCTTTACTGTGGAGTCCCGCCCTCTGCCAAATGCATCTGGAGGACAG GCTCCATGCCCACCGATTACGAGCTGTATTATGGCTTCACCAGGTTTGCCATTGAGCTCAATGAGCTTTGCCCTGAGATGCAAGATCTGCTACCACCCACAGATGCCCGCTTCAGACCCGATCAGAG GCACCTGGAGGAGGGCAATGTGGAAATGGCTGCCTCAGAGAAGCAGCGTATCGAAGACCTGCAACGCACCAGAAGGAAGTGGCAAGAGGAGAATGACATAAAGCACGAGCCACGCTTCTTCAA GAAAGTGGTTGATGCCAATCATAGGGAGCGCTGGGTCACCAACAACACCTACTGGGAGCTTCGCAAATCCCCCGGCTTCATCAACATGGAAAACCCTAATCTATGGTAG
- the LOC139398654 gene encoding oxysterol-binding protein-related protein 6 isoform X4, translated as MSYHHHRNPSQSSHRTMSAEERCSTPVHHHKASTPTHKSASSSSSYQRDTRQEADSWEIIEGLRIGQSNVQRPDKHEGFMLKKRKWPLKGWHKRFFVLDNGMLKYSKSPIDIQKAKLHGCIDVGLSVMSIKKRARRIDLDTEEHIYHLKVKSPDIFDSWVVKLRHHRLYRQNEIVRSPRDATIRTFPPPATTESPIPHPHPQPAPTPIAGQHDVKPKPTTLPSWQSPPVPSSSSLPASYSNGQSKVAAWLQESEEMDKCTEELARCQSSLIELSKLLQSLEILQRTQSAPNFTDMQSNCVDMSKKDKRMNRRWRTKSVGKDAKLQLQVPSLPVSASMSPVRLHSSNPNLSAELVDIQTPASRLAPDNIECGGDYIKLQEDFCLIAQKVHSLLKSAFNTVAIEKEKIKTVLSDQDQSSGQSVQLITLRKSLSQALSQNAELKTRLGRIHSESVLSEQTVSVNIIPSSDEAGEQMGIPLTQQTSNESRLSMSESVSEFFDAQEVLLSASSSENEASDDESYVSDVSDNISEDNASVTDNVSRQMLNGDLAGSAFRNGRRPSLPAPSPDCSNINLWNILRNNIGKDLSKVSMPVELNEPLNTLQHMCEELEYTELLDRAADTEDPYERMAIMAAFVISGYSSTYYRAGSKPFNPLLGETYECIREDKGMCFIAEQVSHHPPISACHADSNKFTFWQDVRWKNKFWGKSMEILPIGTVNVMLPSFGDHYEWNKVTTCVHNILSGRRWIEHYGEITIRNTKSSACICKLTFVKGNYWSSNVNEVQGIVMDQEGKVVHRLFGKWHEGLYCGVPPSAKCIWRTGSMPTDYELYYGFTRFAIELNELCPEMQDLLPPTDARFRPDQRHLEEGNVEMAASEKQRIEDLQRTRRKWQEENDIKHEPRFFKKVVDANHRERWVTNNTYWELRKSPGFINMENPNLW; from the exons aTGTCCTACCACCACCACAGGAACCCCAGCCAGAGCAGCCACCGCACCATGAGCGCCGAGGAGAGGTGCTCCACGCCCGTCCACCACCACAAGGCGTCCACGCCCACACACAAAAGcgcctcgtcctcctcctcgtaCCAGCGCGACACCCGCCAG GAGGCAGACAGCTGGGAAATCATTGAGGGACTGAGAATCGGTCAGAGCAACGTCCAGAGGCCAGATAAACACGAGGGCTTCATGTTGAAGAAGCGAAAATGGCCGCTGAAAGGCTGGCACAAG CGTTTTTTTGTCCTGGACAATGGGATGCTGAAGTACTCCAAGTCGCCCATTGAT ATTCAGAAAGCCAAACTGCATGGCTGCATTGATGTGGGTCTGTCAGTCATGTCCATCAAGAAGAGGGCCCGCCGCATTGACTTGGACACAGAGGAGCATATCTACCACCTCAAA GTCAAGTCTCCAGACATCTTTGACTCCTGGGTGGTCAAGCTGCGCCACCACCGTCTCTACCGGCAGAACGAGATCGTCCGCTCCCCCCGAGACGCCACCATAAGGACGTTCCCTCCCCCTGCCACCACCGAGTCCCCCATCCCACACCCCCACCCTCAGCCAGCCCCCACCCCCATTGCGGGACAACATGACGTAAAG CCCAAACCCACCACCCTTCCATCATGGCAGTCCCCCCCAGTCCCTAGCAGCAGCAGCCTGCCGGCCTCCTACAGTAACGGACAGAGCAAAGTGGCCGCATGGCTTCAGGAGTCGGAGGAGATGGACAAGTGCACAGAGG AGCTCGCCCGCTGCCAGTCCAGCCTGATAGAGCTGAGCAAGTTACTGCAGAGCCTGGAGATCTTACAGAGGACCCAGTCGGCTCCTAATTTCACTGACatgcag AGCAATTGTGTAGACATGTCAAAGAAAGACAAGCGCATGAacagaagatggagaacaaaaaGTGTCGGCAAAGATGCAAAATTGCAGCTTCAG gtcccatctctccctgtgaGTGCCAGCATGTCTCCAGTTCGCCTCCACTCCTCAAACCCCAACCTGAGTGCTGAGCTGGTGGACATCCAGACCCCTGCCTCTCGCCTGGCTCCTGACAACATAGAGTGTGGAGGCGACTACATCAAACTGCAGGAGGACTTCTGCCTCATCGCTCAgaaag TCCACTCTCTGCTAAAGTCTGCGTTCAACACAGTGGCCATAGAGAAGGAGAAGATCAAAAcggttttatcagaccaggatCAGTCATCAGGGCAGTCTGTCCAGCTCATCACCCTCAGGAAGTCTCTGTCACAG GCCCTGTCCCAAAACGCCGAGCTTAAAACCCGACTGGGCCGCATCCACTCTGAGTCGGTCCTGTCTGAACAAACAGTCAGTGTGAACATCATTCCCAGTTCTGACGAG GCTGGTGAGCAGATGGGAATCCCTCTGACACAACAGACGTCCAATGAGAGCAGGCTGTCCATGTCCGAGTCTGTGTCAGAGTTCTTCGACGCCCAGGAAGTGCTTCTGTCTGCCAGCTCGTCGGAGAACGAG GCCTCAGACGATGAGTCATACGTCAGCGATGTGAGCGATAACATTTCAGAGGACAATGCCAGCGTGACCGATAACGTCTCCAGACAAA TGCTGAACGGAGACCTGGCTGGAAGTGCCTTCCGTAACGGGCGGCGCCCGTCCCTTCCCGCCCCCTCGCCGGACTGCAGCAACATCAACCTGTGGAACATCCTGAGGAACAACATAGGGAAGGACCTGTCCAAGGTGTCCATGCCCGTGGAACTCAACGAGCCCCTCAACACCCTGCAGCACATGTGTGAGGAGCTGGAGTACACTGAGCTATTGGACAGAGCTGCCGATACGGAGGACCCCTACGAACGCATG GCCATTATGGCGGCGTTCGTCATCTCAGGATACTCCTCCACGTACTACAGAGCGGGAAGCAAGCCATTCAACCCTTTACTGGGAGAGACGTATGAATGTATCCGTGAGGACAAGGGCATGTGTTTTATCGCTGAGCAG GTGAGCCACCATCCACCAATCTCAGCTTGTCACGCTGATTCCAACAAGTTCACCTTTTGGCAAG ATGTCAGATGGAAAAACAAATTCTGGGGGAAATCCATGGAAATCCTCCCCATTGGCACAGTCAATGTTATGCTACCAAG CTTTGGGGACCACTATGAGTGGAACAAGGTCACCACCTGCGTGCACAACATCCTAAGCGGCAGAAGGTGGATCGAACACTACGGGGAAATCACCATTAGGAACACCAAAAGCAGTGCCTGTATCTGCAAGCTCACTTTCGTCAAG GGAAATTACTGGAGTTCTAATGTCAATGAGGTTCAAGGGATCGTGATGGACCAAGAGGGGAAGGTAGTGCATCGGCTGTTCGGAAAATGGCATGAGGGCCTTTACTGTGGAGTCCCGCCCTCTGCCAAATGCATCTGGAGGACAG GCTCCATGCCCACCGATTACGAGCTGTATTATGGCTTCACCAGGTTTGCCATTGAGCTCAATGAGCTTTGCCCTGAGATGCAAGATCTGCTACCACCCACAGATGCCCGCTTCAGACCCGATCAGAG GCACCTGGAGGAGGGCAATGTGGAAATGGCTGCCTCAGAGAAGCAGCGTATCGAAGACCTGCAACGCACCAGAAGGAAGTGGCAAGAGGAGAATGACATAAAGCACGAGCCACGCTTCTTCAA GAAAGTGGTTGATGCCAATCATAGGGAGCGCTGGGTCACCAACAACACCTACTGGGAGCTTCGCAAATCCCCCGGCTTCATCAACATGGAAAACCCTAATCTATGGTAG
- the LOC139398654 gene encoding oxysterol-binding protein-related protein 6 isoform X7 yields MSYHHHRNPSQSSHRTMSAEERCSTPVHHHKASTPTHKSASSSSSYQRDTRQEADSWEIIEGLRIGQSNVQRPDKHEGFMLKKRKWPLKGWHKRFFVLDNGMLKYSKSPIDKAKLHGCIDVGLSVMSIKKRARRIDLDTEEHIYHLKVKSPDIFDSWVVKLRHHRLYRQNEIVRSPRDATIRTFPPPATTESPIPHPHPQPAPTPIAGQHDVKVGLSSLAVTSAQLFSAVQPKPTTLPSWQSPPVPSSSSLPASYSNGQSKVAAWLQESEEMDKCTEELARCQSSLIELSKLLQSLEILQRTQSAPNFTDMQVPSLPVSASMSPVRLHSSNPNLSAELVDIQTPASRLAPDNIECGGDYIKLQEDFCLIAQKVHSLLKSAFNTVAIEKEKIKTVLSDQDQSSGQSVQLITLRKSLSQALSQNAELKTRLGRIHSESVLSEQTVSVNIIPSSDEAGEQMGIPLTQQTSNESRLSMSESVSEFFDAQEVLLSASSSENEASDDESYVSDVSDNISEDNASVTDNVSRQMLNGDLAGSAFRNGRRPSLPAPSPDCSNINLWNILRNNIGKDLSKVSMPVELNEPLNTLQHMCEELEYTELLDRAADTEDPYERMAIMAAFVISGYSSTYYRAGSKPFNPLLGETYECIREDKGMCFIAEQVSHHPPISACHADSNKFTFWQDVRWKNKFWGKSMEILPIGTVNVMLPSFGDHYEWNKVTTCVHNILSGRRWIEHYGEITIRNTKSSACICKLTFVKGNYWSSNVNEVQGIVMDQEGKVVHRLFGKWHEGLYCGVPPSAKCIWRTGSMPTDYELYYGFTRFAIELNELCPEMQDLLPPTDARFRPDQRHLEEGNVEMAASEKQRIEDLQRTRRKWQEENDIKHEPRFFKKVVDANHRERWVTNNTYWELRKSPGFINMENPNLW; encoded by the exons aTGTCCTACCACCACCACAGGAACCCCAGCCAGAGCAGCCACCGCACCATGAGCGCCGAGGAGAGGTGCTCCACGCCCGTCCACCACCACAAGGCGTCCACGCCCACACACAAAAGcgcctcgtcctcctcctcgtaCCAGCGCGACACCCGCCAG GAGGCAGACAGCTGGGAAATCATTGAGGGACTGAGAATCGGTCAGAGCAACGTCCAGAGGCCAGATAAACACGAGGGCTTCATGTTGAAGAAGCGAAAATGGCCGCTGAAAGGCTGGCACAAG CGTTTTTTTGTCCTGGACAATGGGATGCTGAAGTACTCCAAGTCGCCCATTGAT AAAGCCAAACTGCATGGCTGCATTGATGTGGGTCTGTCAGTCATGTCCATCAAGAAGAGGGCCCGCCGCATTGACTTGGACACAGAGGAGCATATCTACCACCTCAAA GTCAAGTCTCCAGACATCTTTGACTCCTGGGTGGTCAAGCTGCGCCACCACCGTCTCTACCGGCAGAACGAGATCGTCCGCTCCCCCCGAGACGCCACCATAAGGACGTTCCCTCCCCCTGCCACCACCGAGTCCCCCATCCCACACCCCCACCCTCAGCCAGCCCCCACCCCCATTGCGGGACAACATGACGTAAAGGTGGGCCTCTCTTCCCTGGCGGTTACCTCGGCACAGTTGTTCTCTGCTGTG CAGCCCAAACCCACCACCCTTCCATCATGGCAGTCCCCCCCAGTCCCTAGCAGCAGCAGCCTGCCGGCCTCCTACAGTAACGGACAGAGCAAAGTGGCCGCATGGCTTCAGGAGTCGGAGGAGATGGACAAGTGCACAGAGG AGCTCGCCCGCTGCCAGTCCAGCCTGATAGAGCTGAGCAAGTTACTGCAGAGCCTGGAGATCTTACAGAGGACCCAGTCGGCTCCTAATTTCACTGACatgcag gtcccatctctccctgtgaGTGCCAGCATGTCTCCAGTTCGCCTCCACTCCTCAAACCCCAACCTGAGTGCTGAGCTGGTGGACATCCAGACCCCTGCCTCTCGCCTGGCTCCTGACAACATAGAGTGTGGAGGCGACTACATCAAACTGCAGGAGGACTTCTGCCTCATCGCTCAgaaag TCCACTCTCTGCTAAAGTCTGCGTTCAACACAGTGGCCATAGAGAAGGAGAAGATCAAAAcggttttatcagaccaggatCAGTCATCAGGGCAGTCTGTCCAGCTCATCACCCTCAGGAAGTCTCTGTCACAG GCCCTGTCCCAAAACGCCGAGCTTAAAACCCGACTGGGCCGCATCCACTCTGAGTCGGTCCTGTCTGAACAAACAGTCAGTGTGAACATCATTCCCAGTTCTGACGAG GCTGGTGAGCAGATGGGAATCCCTCTGACACAACAGACGTCCAATGAGAGCAGGCTGTCCATGTCCGAGTCTGTGTCAGAGTTCTTCGACGCCCAGGAAGTGCTTCTGTCTGCCAGCTCGTCGGAGAACGAG GCCTCAGACGATGAGTCATACGTCAGCGATGTGAGCGATAACATTTCAGAGGACAATGCCAGCGTGACCGATAACGTCTCCAGACAAA TGCTGAACGGAGACCTGGCTGGAAGTGCCTTCCGTAACGGGCGGCGCCCGTCCCTTCCCGCCCCCTCGCCGGACTGCAGCAACATCAACCTGTGGAACATCCTGAGGAACAACATAGGGAAGGACCTGTCCAAGGTGTCCATGCCCGTGGAACTCAACGAGCCCCTCAACACCCTGCAGCACATGTGTGAGGAGCTGGAGTACACTGAGCTATTGGACAGAGCTGCCGATACGGAGGACCCCTACGAACGCATG GCCATTATGGCGGCGTTCGTCATCTCAGGATACTCCTCCACGTACTACAGAGCGGGAAGCAAGCCATTCAACCCTTTACTGGGAGAGACGTATGAATGTATCCGTGAGGACAAGGGCATGTGTTTTATCGCTGAGCAG GTGAGCCACCATCCACCAATCTCAGCTTGTCACGCTGATTCCAACAAGTTCACCTTTTGGCAAG ATGTCAGATGGAAAAACAAATTCTGGGGGAAATCCATGGAAATCCTCCCCATTGGCACAGTCAATGTTATGCTACCAAG CTTTGGGGACCACTATGAGTGGAACAAGGTCACCACCTGCGTGCACAACATCCTAAGCGGCAGAAGGTGGATCGAACACTACGGGGAAATCACCATTAGGAACACCAAAAGCAGTGCCTGTATCTGCAAGCTCACTTTCGTCAAG GGAAATTACTGGAGTTCTAATGTCAATGAGGTTCAAGGGATCGTGATGGACCAAGAGGGGAAGGTAGTGCATCGGCTGTTCGGAAAATGGCATGAGGGCCTTTACTGTGGAGTCCCGCCCTCTGCCAAATGCATCTGGAGGACAG GCTCCATGCCCACCGATTACGAGCTGTATTATGGCTTCACCAGGTTTGCCATTGAGCTCAATGAGCTTTGCCCTGAGATGCAAGATCTGCTACCACCCACAGATGCCCGCTTCAGACCCGATCAGAG GCACCTGGAGGAGGGCAATGTGGAAATGGCTGCCTCAGAGAAGCAGCGTATCGAAGACCTGCAACGCACCAGAAGGAAGTGGCAAGAGGAGAATGACATAAAGCACGAGCCACGCTTCTTCAA GAAAGTGGTTGATGCCAATCATAGGGAGCGCTGGGTCACCAACAACACCTACTGGGAGCTTCGCAAATCCCCCGGCTTCATCAACATGGAAAACCCTAATCTATGGTAG
- the LOC139398654 gene encoding oxysterol-binding protein-related protein 6 isoform X12, whose product MSYHHHRNPSQSSHRTMSAEERCSTPVHHHKASTPTHKSASSSSSYQRDTRQEADSWEIIEGLRIGQSNVQRPDKHEGFMLKKRKWPLKGWHKRFFVLDNGMLKYSKSPIDIQKAKLHGCIDVGLSVMSIKKRARRIDLDTEEHIYHLKVKSPDIFDSWVVKLRHHRLYRQNEIVRSPRDATIRTFPPPATTESPIPHPHPQPAPTPIAGQHDVKQPKPTTLPSWQSPPVPSSSSLPASYSNGQSKVAAWLQESEEMDKCTEELARCQSSLIELSKLLQSLEILQRTQSAPNFTDMQVPSLPVSASMSPVRLHSSNPNLSAELVDIQTPASRLAPDNIECGGDYIKLQEDFCLIAQKVHSLLKSAFNTVAIEKEKIKTVLSDQDQSSGQSVQLITLRKSLSQAGEQMGIPLTQQTSNESRLSMSESVSEFFDAQEVLLSASSSENEASDDESYVSDVSDNISEDNASVTDNVSRQMLNGDLAGSAFRNGRRPSLPAPSPDCSNINLWNILRNNIGKDLSKVSMPVELNEPLNTLQHMCEELEYTELLDRAADTEDPYERMAIMAAFVISGYSSTYYRAGSKPFNPLLGETYECIREDKGMCFIAEQVSHHPPISACHADSNKFTFWQDVRWKNKFWGKSMEILPIGTVNVMLPSFGDHYEWNKVTTCVHNILSGRRWIEHYGEITIRNTKSSACICKLTFVKGNYWSSNVNEVQGIVMDQEGKVVHRLFGKWHEGLYCGVPPSAKCIWRTGSMPTDYELYYGFTRFAIELNELCPEMQDLLPPTDARFRPDQRHLEEGNVEMAASEKQRIEDLQRTRRKWQEENDIKHEPRFFKKVVDANHRERWVTNNTYWELRKSPGFINMENPNLW is encoded by the exons aTGTCCTACCACCACCACAGGAACCCCAGCCAGAGCAGCCACCGCACCATGAGCGCCGAGGAGAGGTGCTCCACGCCCGTCCACCACCACAAGGCGTCCACGCCCACACACAAAAGcgcctcgtcctcctcctcgtaCCAGCGCGACACCCGCCAG GAGGCAGACAGCTGGGAAATCATTGAGGGACTGAGAATCGGTCAGAGCAACGTCCAGAGGCCAGATAAACACGAGGGCTTCATGTTGAAGAAGCGAAAATGGCCGCTGAAAGGCTGGCACAAG CGTTTTTTTGTCCTGGACAATGGGATGCTGAAGTACTCCAAGTCGCCCATTGAT ATTCAGAAAGCCAAACTGCATGGCTGCATTGATGTGGGTCTGTCAGTCATGTCCATCAAGAAGAGGGCCCGCCGCATTGACTTGGACACAGAGGAGCATATCTACCACCTCAAA GTCAAGTCTCCAGACATCTTTGACTCCTGGGTGGTCAAGCTGCGCCACCACCGTCTCTACCGGCAGAACGAGATCGTCCGCTCCCCCCGAGACGCCACCATAAGGACGTTCCCTCCCCCTGCCACCACCGAGTCCCCCATCCCACACCCCCACCCTCAGCCAGCCCCCACCCCCATTGCGGGACAACATGACGTAAAG CAGCCCAAACCCACCACCCTTCCATCATGGCAGTCCCCCCCAGTCCCTAGCAGCAGCAGCCTGCCGGCCTCCTACAGTAACGGACAGAGCAAAGTGGCCGCATGGCTTCAGGAGTCGGAGGAGATGGACAAGTGCACAGAGG AGCTCGCCCGCTGCCAGTCCAGCCTGATAGAGCTGAGCAAGTTACTGCAGAGCCTGGAGATCTTACAGAGGACCCAGTCGGCTCCTAATTTCACTGACatgcag gtcccatctctccctgtgaGTGCCAGCATGTCTCCAGTTCGCCTCCACTCCTCAAACCCCAACCTGAGTGCTGAGCTGGTGGACATCCAGACCCCTGCCTCTCGCCTGGCTCCTGACAACATAGAGTGTGGAGGCGACTACATCAAACTGCAGGAGGACTTCTGCCTCATCGCTCAgaaag TCCACTCTCTGCTAAAGTCTGCGTTCAACACAGTGGCCATAGAGAAGGAGAAGATCAAAAcggttttatcagaccaggatCAGTCATCAGGGCAGTCTGTCCAGCTCATCACCCTCAGGAAGTCTCTGTCACAG GCTGGTGAGCAGATGGGAATCCCTCTGACACAACAGACGTCCAATGAGAGCAGGCTGTCCATGTCCGAGTCTGTGTCAGAGTTCTTCGACGCCCAGGAAGTGCTTCTGTCTGCCAGCTCGTCGGAGAACGAG GCCTCAGACGATGAGTCATACGTCAGCGATGTGAGCGATAACATTTCAGAGGACAATGCCAGCGTGACCGATAACGTCTCCAGACAAA TGCTGAACGGAGACCTGGCTGGAAGTGCCTTCCGTAACGGGCGGCGCCCGTCCCTTCCCGCCCCCTCGCCGGACTGCAGCAACATCAACCTGTGGAACATCCTGAGGAACAACATAGGGAAGGACCTGTCCAAGGTGTCCATGCCCGTGGAACTCAACGAGCCCCTCAACACCCTGCAGCACATGTGTGAGGAGCTGGAGTACACTGAGCTATTGGACAGAGCTGCCGATACGGAGGACCCCTACGAACGCATG GCCATTATGGCGGCGTTCGTCATCTCAGGATACTCCTCCACGTACTACAGAGCGGGAAGCAAGCCATTCAACCCTTTACTGGGAGAGACGTATGAATGTATCCGTGAGGACAAGGGCATGTGTTTTATCGCTGAGCAG GTGAGCCACCATCCACCAATCTCAGCTTGTCACGCTGATTCCAACAAGTTCACCTTTTGGCAAG ATGTCAGATGGAAAAACAAATTCTGGGGGAAATCCATGGAAATCCTCCCCATTGGCACAGTCAATGTTATGCTACCAAG CTTTGGGGACCACTATGAGTGGAACAAGGTCACCACCTGCGTGCACAACATCCTAAGCGGCAGAAGGTGGATCGAACACTACGGGGAAATCACCATTAGGAACACCAAAAGCAGTGCCTGTATCTGCAAGCTCACTTTCGTCAAG GGAAATTACTGGAGTTCTAATGTCAATGAGGTTCAAGGGATCGTGATGGACCAAGAGGGGAAGGTAGTGCATCGGCTGTTCGGAAAATGGCATGAGGGCCTTTACTGTGGAGTCCCGCCCTCTGCCAAATGCATCTGGAGGACAG GCTCCATGCCCACCGATTACGAGCTGTATTATGGCTTCACCAGGTTTGCCATTGAGCTCAATGAGCTTTGCCCTGAGATGCAAGATCTGCTACCACCCACAGATGCCCGCTTCAGACCCGATCAGAG GCACCTGGAGGAGGGCAATGTGGAAATGGCTGCCTCAGAGAAGCAGCGTATCGAAGACCTGCAACGCACCAGAAGGAAGTGGCAAGAGGAGAATGACATAAAGCACGAGCCACGCTTCTTCAA GAAAGTGGTTGATGCCAATCATAGGGAGCGCTGGGTCACCAACAACACCTACTGGGAGCTTCGCAAATCCCCCGGCTTCATCAACATGGAAAACCCTAATCTATGGTAG